One part of the Arthrobacter tumbae genome encodes these proteins:
- the pulA gene encoding pullulanase-type alpha-1,6-glucosidase produces MLTPPSVHHGRRRAAGLAAGVLAVPLLVSLLPVPALADHSALPASVTLVGSLQSELGCPGDWQPECTATALTEVEGSPGTYSGTFDVPAGDYAYKAALNGTWTENYGDGGAAGGADIALTSQGGQITFTYDHSTHVMTSDVPASLVSGAAAHWLAPNVLAWDLTDAPEGASYRLYYGPNGGLEVVDGAIPNGKYIDLERSSDSLGAELAATSPHLASFDTLTLPKKAARQAKDLLKGELLVAQLAADGTVLQATGVQIPRVLDALYPKALKRTLGLSWKGPRPSFDLWAPTARQVTLHLYREGSGGEAIATVPLKEGHDGVWSLLGEKDWKNAYYLYEVEVYVPETGAVERNLVTDPYSVGLSTNSERSLIVDLADPALAPPGWKSIEKPALAQPEDLSLYELHVRDFSISDATVPAGRRGTYAAFAEPDSDGMKRLADLADAGLNAVHLLPVNDIGTIEERRDVQAEPKCDLESFAPDSEEQQACVSAVAGKDGFNWGYDPLHYTTPEGSYSTNPEDATRIREFRDMVAGLNSTGLRVIQDVVYNHTAGAGQTSTNNLDRIVPGYYHRLNPTSGAVETSTCCPNTATENAMMGKLMVDSIVTLARTYKLDGFRFDLMGHHSKQNMLDVRAALDELTLKKDGVDGKSIYVYGEGWNFGEVANNARFEQATQLNMAGTGIGTFNDRLRDAVRGGGPFDEDPRVQGFGSGLWTQPNGAEVNGTPEEQRARLLLNQDQIKVGLTGNLRDYTFIDRTGAEVTGADVDYNGSPAGYTADPQEAITYVEAHDNETLFDSLAFKLAPGTSMADRIRFQTLSLSTTAFGQGISFWHAGGEALRSKSLDRNSYDSGDWFNLLDHTGTDNGFARGLPPRADNADKYEFMKPLLADPALKPAPEDIATARDQALSLLEIRKSTPLFHLGTAELVQQKVSFPTGGPDQVPGVIVMHIDDTTGPDMDSERTGVVVVFNASDATVTQTVPAAEGQSFGLHPVQRDGSDDVVKGASFDPSAGSFTVPPLTVAVFEAK; encoded by the coding sequence ATGCTCACCCCACCATCTGTTCACCACGGCCGACGGCGCGCCGCCGGGCTGGCCGCCGGTGTCCTTGCCGTACCGCTGCTCGTCAGTCTGCTGCCTGTTCCGGCGCTCGCCGACCACAGCGCTCTGCCTGCGTCCGTCACCCTCGTGGGCTCGCTCCAGTCCGAGCTCGGATGCCCCGGCGACTGGCAGCCCGAGTGCACGGCCACGGCCCTGACCGAAGTCGAAGGCTCGCCCGGCACCTATAGCGGCACGTTCGATGTTCCGGCCGGCGATTACGCTTACAAAGCAGCCCTCAACGGCACCTGGACCGAGAACTACGGCGACGGCGGCGCGGCGGGTGGAGCCGATATCGCGCTGACATCCCAGGGAGGGCAGATCACCTTCACTTACGATCACAGCACCCATGTGATGACCAGCGACGTTCCGGCTTCGCTGGTGTCCGGCGCTGCAGCGCACTGGCTGGCGCCGAATGTTCTGGCGTGGGATCTGACGGATGCCCCGGAAGGCGCGTCCTACCGCCTTTATTACGGACCCAACGGCGGTTTGGAAGTGGTTGACGGCGCCATTCCGAATGGAAAGTACATCGACCTGGAACGCAGTTCCGACTCACTCGGCGCCGAGCTGGCAGCCACGTCTCCGCACCTGGCATCCTTCGACACTCTGACCCTTCCGAAGAAGGCCGCACGCCAGGCGAAGGACCTGCTCAAGGGCGAGCTGCTCGTTGCGCAGCTCGCTGCCGACGGAACGGTCCTGCAGGCCACGGGCGTGCAGATCCCGCGCGTGCTGGATGCGCTGTACCCGAAGGCCCTCAAGCGCACCCTCGGTCTGAGCTGGAAGGGCCCGCGCCCGAGCTTCGACCTGTGGGCGCCGACTGCCCGCCAGGTCACACTTCACCTGTACCGCGAGGGATCCGGCGGCGAGGCCATAGCCACTGTTCCCCTGAAAGAAGGGCACGACGGCGTGTGGTCCCTTCTCGGCGAGAAGGACTGGAAAAACGCCTACTACCTCTACGAAGTGGAGGTGTATGTGCCGGAAACGGGGGCAGTGGAGCGCAACCTCGTCACCGACCCCTACAGTGTGGGCCTCTCCACCAATTCCGAGCGCAGCCTGATTGTGGACCTGGCGGATCCGGCGCTGGCGCCGCCCGGCTGGAAGTCGATCGAGAAGCCAGCCCTTGCGCAGCCCGAAGACCTTTCACTGTATGAGCTGCACGTCCGGGACTTCTCGATCTCCGACGCCACGGTGCCGGCCGGGCGCCGCGGCACGTACGCAGCCTTCGCGGAACCGGACAGCGATGGAATGAAGCGGCTGGCAGACCTGGCGGACGCCGGGCTGAACGCCGTGCACCTCCTGCCGGTGAACGACATCGGAACCATTGAGGAGCGCCGCGACGTCCAGGCCGAGCCGAAGTGTGATCTGGAAAGTTTCGCTCCTGACAGCGAGGAACAGCAGGCCTGTGTCTCCGCCGTCGCGGGCAAGGACGGCTTCAACTGGGGCTATGACCCGCTGCACTACACCACGCCGGAAGGCTCATACTCCACCAACCCCGAGGACGCCACCCGCATCCGCGAATTCCGCGACATGGTGGCGGGCCTGAACAGTACGGGCCTGAGGGTGATTCAGGACGTCGTCTACAATCACACCGCAGGCGCGGGCCAGACCTCGACCAACAATCTGGACCGCATCGTGCCCGGGTACTACCACCGGTTGAACCCCACCAGCGGTGCTGTCGAGACCTCGACCTGCTGCCCCAATACGGCAACCGAGAACGCCATGATGGGCAAGCTCATGGTGGACTCCATTGTGACTCTCGCGCGCACCTACAAGCTGGACGGCTTCCGGTTTGACCTGATGGGCCATCACAGCAAGCAGAACATGCTCGATGTTCGCGCCGCCCTCGATGAACTGACTCTGAAGAAAGACGGCGTCGACGGCAAGAGCATCTATGTTTACGGTGAGGGCTGGAACTTCGGCGAGGTGGCCAACAATGCGCGCTTCGAGCAGGCCACCCAGCTGAACATGGCCGGCACGGGCATCGGAACCTTCAACGACAGGCTTCGCGACGCCGTGCGCGGCGGCGGACCATTCGATGAGGACCCCCGCGTGCAGGGTTTCGGCTCCGGTCTCTGGACCCAGCCCAACGGCGCGGAGGTCAACGGCACGCCCGAGGAGCAGCGTGCCCGCCTGCTGCTCAACCAGGACCAGATCAAGGTGGGGCTGACCGGAAATCTGCGGGACTACACGTTCATTGACCGCACCGGTGCGGAGGTGACCGGCGCCGACGTCGACTACAACGGCAGCCCCGCCGGCTACACCGCCGATCCGCAGGAAGCCATCACCTACGTCGAGGCACACGACAACGAGACACTGTTCGACAGCCTCGCGTTCAAGCTGGCGCCCGGAACGTCCATGGCCGACCGCATCCGGTTCCAGACGCTCTCACTCAGCACCACGGCCTTCGGACAGGGCATTTCCTTCTGGCATGCCGGGGGAGAGGCCCTGCGCAGCAAGTCGCTGGACCGCAACAGCTACGACTCCGGCGACTGGTTCAACCTCCTGGACCACACCGGCACCGACAACGGCTTTGCCCGTGGACTGCCGCCGCGTGCGGATAACGCGGACAAGTATGAGTTCATGAAGCCGCTGCTGGCGGACCCTGCGCTCAAGCCCGCGCCGGAGGACATTGCAACGGCTCGCGATCAGGCCCTGTCCCTCCTGGAAATCCGCAAGAGCACGCCGCTGTTCCACCTGGGCACGGCCGAGCTGGTCCAGCAGAAGGTGTCGTTCCCCACGGGCGGTCCCGACCAGGTTCCGGGCGTGATCGTGATGCATATTGACGACACCACCGGACCGGACATGGATAGCGAGCGGACCGGCGTCGTCGTCGTTTTCAATGCGTCTGACGCTACCGTTACCCAAACGGTTCCCGCAGCGGAAGGGCAGTCCTTCGGACTGCATCCGGTGCAGCGCGACGGCTCGGATGATGTGGTGAAGGGTGCGTCCTTCGACCCCTCAGCGGGCAGCTTCACCGTCCCGCCGCTCACGGTGGCGGTGTTCGAGGCAAAGTAG
- a CDS encoding LacI family DNA-binding transcriptional regulator codes for MTLPPPTDKPRLEDVARHAGVSVPTVSRVLNGRSGASRETRQAVLTAMDDLGYERPDRLSGRAKGQIGIVVPDLVNPIFPAFAGAISALVAPNDYIPALCTLPGGGVPEDEYVSLLLDQGARGLIFVCAAHADGRASVERYQRLRARGIPFVLINGTRPEIDAPAIATDDSIAIQTAVRHLASLGHRNVGFATGPEHFIPSRRKAEGFRAGVKQQLGQTDPSTHTAVTMFSIEGGHSAAVELLDSGHTGIVCASDVMALGAIRAARSRGLRVPEDVSIVGFDDSPLMAFTDPPLTTLRQPVSAMAEAAVQALLTELSGERSSRTEVLFESDLIVRGSTTAAPG; via the coding sequence GTGACTCTTCCTCCACCGACCGACAAGCCCCGGCTGGAGGATGTAGCGCGCCATGCCGGAGTGAGCGTGCCTACGGTTTCGCGAGTGCTCAATGGGCGGAGCGGGGCGTCGAGGGAAACGCGCCAGGCCGTACTGACCGCCATGGATGACCTCGGCTATGAACGGCCCGACCGCCTATCGGGCAGAGCCAAGGGGCAGATCGGCATTGTGGTGCCTGATTTGGTCAACCCGATCTTTCCCGCCTTCGCGGGCGCGATCAGCGCTCTGGTGGCTCCGAATGACTACATCCCCGCGCTCTGCACGCTGCCGGGCGGCGGGGTTCCCGAGGACGAGTACGTGTCCCTTCTCCTGGATCAGGGCGCCCGTGGCCTCATCTTCGTGTGCGCCGCCCACGCGGACGGCCGTGCAAGCGTTGAGCGGTATCAGCGGCTGCGTGCGCGCGGCATCCCCTTTGTGCTGATCAATGGAACACGGCCGGAGATTGATGCCCCGGCAATTGCCACTGACGATTCCATCGCCATCCAGACCGCCGTCCGCCACCTTGCCTCGCTGGGGCATCGGAACGTCGGCTTCGCCACCGGCCCGGAACACTTCATCCCCAGCCGCCGGAAGGCGGAAGGGTTCCGTGCCGGCGTGAAACAGCAACTCGGCCAGACCGATCCGTCGACACACACCGCCGTCACCATGTTCAGCATCGAGGGCGGCCACAGCGCCGCCGTCGAGCTGCTGGACTCCGGCCACACCGGCATTGTCTGCGCGTCCGACGTCATGGCCCTCGGCGCAATTCGCGCCGCACGCTCGAGGGGGTTGCGCGTACCGGAGGACGTGTCGATCGTCGGATTCGATGACTCACCCCTGATGGCCTTCACCGACCCACCGCTGACCACCCTCCGGCAGCCCGTCTCAGCCATGGCCGAGGCCGCCGTCCAGGCTCTGCTCACGGAACTCTCCGGCGAACGCAGCAGCCGCACCGAGGTCTTGTTCGAGTCGGACCTGATTGTCCGGGGATCCACCACGGCCGCTCCCGGCTGA
- a CDS encoding S9 family peptidase: protein MTLTPPVAKKVPTERTHHGETVIDPYEWMRARDSAEVIGHLKDENAYTEAVTAGQEQLRQDIFSEIKNRTQETDLSVPARKKDWWYYSRTEEGKQYSIHCRVKAADTGNVARDWTPPEVVAGRPVEGEQVLIDSNAEAEGKPFFSLGGLTVSEDGNLLAFSVDNAGDERFTLRIKDLSTGQLLPDEIPNVFYGLAFSPDGTQVFYTVVDDSWRPYQVKSHRLGTAVGQDELVYQEDDVAMWTGFDLSADRTQLLIGIGCSEYSEYRVLDLENQEAGLTTLIPRSDRVLYEPEPLRIEGRLHYLLTHDRGAKNSMVSLVDAEQFQRPLTEQEWLPVIRHDDAVRVHGATVTATHVLVSVRKDTTMRVQILPREGLGTPAQPVPLEPAFDEALYTCNLAGAEFESPVIRLSYASYFTPPRVYDYLLDGGVLTLRKETEVRGGYRSEDYVAERQWATAADGTQIPLSVLRRRDLQQDGSNPAVVYAYGSYEISMDPAFSISRLSLLDRGVIFVVAHIRGGGEMGRTWYEKGKKLEKKNTFTDFVDATTHLGESGWVDSGRIAAIGGSAGGLLMGAVANLAPEKYRAIVAQVPFVDALTTILDPELPLSALEWEEWGNPITDAEVYRYMKEYTPYENIRAAAYPRIAAVTSFNDTRVLYVEPAKWVARLREESTGSEPIVLKTEMDGGHGGASGRYEQWKDVAWDYAFVADALGATRVLSGASSIAG, encoded by the coding sequence ATGACTCTCACCCCTCCCGTTGCCAAGAAGGTCCCCACCGAGCGCACCCACCACGGCGAGACCGTGATTGACCCCTACGAGTGGATGCGCGCCAGGGACAGCGCCGAGGTCATCGGGCATCTCAAGGACGAGAACGCCTACACCGAGGCAGTCACCGCCGGGCAGGAACAGCTTCGCCAGGACATCTTCAGCGAAATCAAGAACCGCACGCAGGAAACGGATCTTTCCGTCCCCGCCCGCAAGAAGGACTGGTGGTACTACTCCCGCACCGAAGAGGGAAAGCAGTACAGCATCCACTGCCGGGTGAAGGCGGCAGATACCGGCAATGTTGCAAGGGACTGGACGCCGCCCGAGGTGGTGGCCGGCCGGCCCGTCGAAGGCGAACAGGTACTCATCGACAGCAACGCGGAGGCTGAAGGCAAGCCCTTCTTCTCACTGGGCGGCCTCACCGTCAGCGAGGACGGGAACCTGCTGGCCTTCAGCGTGGACAACGCCGGGGATGAACGTTTCACCCTGCGGATCAAGGACCTGTCCACCGGTCAGCTCCTGCCCGACGAGATCCCCAACGTCTTCTACGGCCTGGCGTTCTCACCGGACGGAACCCAGGTGTTCTACACCGTCGTCGATGACAGCTGGCGCCCCTACCAGGTGAAATCGCACCGGCTCGGCACCGCCGTCGGGCAGGACGAGCTGGTCTACCAGGAAGACGACGTCGCCATGTGGACCGGTTTCGACCTCTCCGCCGACCGCACGCAACTCCTCATCGGCATCGGGTGCTCGGAATACAGCGAGTACCGCGTGCTGGACCTCGAGAACCAGGAGGCCGGCCTCACCACGCTGATTCCGCGCTCGGACCGCGTCCTCTATGAGCCGGAACCGCTGCGGATCGAGGGCCGCCTGCACTACCTGCTCACCCACGACCGCGGCGCGAAGAACTCGATGGTCAGCCTCGTGGACGCGGAGCAGTTCCAGCGCCCGCTCACCGAGCAGGAGTGGTTGCCGGTGATCAGGCACGACGACGCCGTCCGCGTCCACGGTGCCACCGTCACCGCGACGCACGTCCTGGTTTCGGTCCGCAAGGACACCACCATGCGCGTGCAGATCCTGCCCCGGGAAGGCCTCGGCACGCCGGCACAGCCGGTGCCGCTCGAGCCGGCCTTCGACGAAGCCCTGTACACCTGCAACCTGGCCGGCGCCGAGTTTGAATCCCCCGTGATCCGGCTTTCCTACGCCTCCTACTTCACTCCGCCGCGGGTCTATGACTACCTGCTCGACGGCGGTGTACTCACCCTGCGCAAGGAGACTGAAGTGCGCGGCGGGTACCGCTCGGAGGACTACGTCGCCGAGCGCCAGTGGGCGACGGCGGCGGACGGCACGCAGATCCCGCTCTCCGTCCTTCGGCGCCGGGACCTGCAGCAGGACGGCAGCAACCCGGCCGTTGTCTACGCCTATGGCAGCTACGAAATCAGCATGGATCCGGCGTTCTCCATCTCGCGCCTGTCACTGCTTGACCGCGGAGTGATCTTCGTCGTCGCGCATATCCGCGGTGGCGGGGAGATGGGGCGCACCTGGTACGAGAAGGGGAAGAAGCTCGAGAAGAAGAACACCTTCACGGACTTCGTCGACGCAACCACTCATCTGGGCGAGTCAGGCTGGGTGGATTCGGGCAGGATTGCCGCTATCGGCGGTTCCGCCGGCGGGCTCCTGATGGGTGCCGTGGCCAACCTGGCTCCCGAGAAGTATCGCGCGATTGTGGCGCAGGTTCCGTTCGTGGATGCCCTGACCACCATTCTGGATCCCGAGCTTCCCCTGTCCGCACTGGAATGGGAGGAGTGGGGCAATCCCATCACGGACGCCGAAGTCTACCGGTACATGAAGGAATACACCCCATACGAGAACATCCGCGCGGCCGCGTACCCGCGAATCGCTGCGGTGACCAGCTTCAACGACACCCGGGTGCTCTACGTGGAGCCGGCCAAATGGGTGGCGAGGCTGCGCGAGGAATCGACCGGCAGTGAGCCGATTGTCCTCAAGACGGAGATGGACGGCGGCCACGGCGGCGCAAGCGGGCGGTACGAGCAGTGGAAGGACGTCGCCTGGGATTACGCGTTCGTGGCTGACGCATTGGGCGCCACCAGGGTGCTTTCGGGGGCGAGCAGTATCGCGGGGTGA
- a CDS encoding serine/threonine-protein kinase, with translation MDSKGAGSAHAATTVGEPDSQPDLGLPQILGGRYRLDALLGQGGMASVHKARDEVLDRDVAVKVFHTGSIKPEDEARQRAEAQILAGLNHRNLVTVFDIGTDTSDLHHRTFLVMELITGQDLHRTHFHAPLSAEETKAMGRGVAQALAYIHSQRVIHRDVKPANILLGTSGNPHRAENPKLTDFGIARLVEEAHLTATGQSVGTAAYFSPEQAEGLAATAASDIYSLGLVLLECLTGETPFPGPAAASAAARLHRDPVIPASPDSDWGRLLRDMTHRNPAARPSAEDVARALSAPSMTAGGTAGIKKDSTAASQPPTEPQEHIPHRPDPQPTTAQQPLQNWRGAALQTPNDDGGKEGDDEWPVNAHSTEPAAPQRRRKPRALRWALIALAAALTLLIAVVILVPVLMSGTDSETVNYPPAPGELGVLLEELQESVTP, from the coding sequence ATGGACAGCAAGGGTGCCGGATCGGCACATGCTGCGACGACGGTGGGAGAACCCGACTCCCAACCCGACCTCGGCTTACCCCAGATCCTTGGCGGGCGGTACAGGCTTGACGCCCTCCTCGGTCAGGGAGGCATGGCCTCAGTGCACAAGGCGCGGGATGAAGTGCTTGACCGGGATGTGGCAGTCAAGGTGTTTCACACCGGGTCGATCAAACCCGAGGACGAGGCGCGCCAGCGGGCGGAAGCCCAGATTCTCGCGGGGCTGAACCACCGCAACCTCGTTACCGTTTTCGATATCGGCACTGACACCTCGGACCTCCACCACCGCACCTTCCTGGTCATGGAGTTGATCACGGGCCAGGATCTTCATCGGACACATTTCCATGCACCTCTCAGCGCCGAAGAGACGAAGGCCATGGGAAGGGGCGTGGCCCAGGCCCTGGCCTACATTCACAGCCAGCGGGTGATTCACCGCGATGTGAAACCGGCCAACATCCTCCTCGGCACCAGCGGCAATCCACACCGCGCAGAGAACCCCAAACTCACAGATTTCGGCATAGCCCGCCTCGTGGAGGAAGCCCACCTGACTGCGACGGGTCAATCCGTCGGCACCGCCGCGTACTTCAGCCCCGAGCAGGCCGAAGGCCTTGCGGCCACGGCTGCCAGCGACATCTACTCCCTCGGGCTGGTGCTGCTTGAGTGCCTCACAGGCGAGACGCCCTTCCCCGGTCCGGCGGCGGCGTCAGCAGCCGCGCGTCTTCATCGCGATCCGGTGATCCCCGCATCGCCGGACAGCGACTGGGGTCGGCTGCTCAGGGACATGACGCATCGGAATCCGGCAGCCCGCCCGTCGGCGGAGGATGTTGCCCGCGCACTTAGTGCACCATCCATGACAGCGGGCGGAACGGCCGGGATTAAGAAGGACTCGACGGCAGCATCGCAACCCCCTACGGAGCCACAGGAGCACATCCCGCACCGGCCGGACCCGCAGCCGACTACGGCGCAACAACCGCTGCAAAATTGGCGCGGAGCTGCGCTGCAAACACCCAACGACGACGGCGGCAAGGAGGGCGACGATGAGTGGCCGGTAAATGCCCACTCAACTGAGCCCGCAGCTCCGCAGAGGCGGAGAAAGCCCCGCGCGCTCCGATGGGCGCTGATCGCACTCGCAGCGGCCCTGACGCTCCTGATTGCAGTGGTCATCCTCGTACCCGTCCTGATGTCCGGAACTGACTCCGAGACCGTCAACTACCCTCCGGCACCAGGAGAACTCGGTGTCCTCCTCGAAGAATTACAGGAAAGCGTGACCCCGTGA